DNA from Solanum stenotomum isolate F172 chromosome 3, ASM1918654v1, whole genome shotgun sequence:
CAATTCTAGTGTTCTCTTGATTCTTCACTCCTAAACTTCTTTGTGATTCGAGGGCCTTCAATAGCGTATTTCTCGAATGTAGAAAGATGTATACCTCCTTGAGATGTATTTGATCTCCGAAAATGTCGAGAAGTACTTCGTGGTTTCAAGTCGATCTCCGAGAAGAACTCTGTTGACCACTCCTTTGAAGAACTATGTAGCTGGTGTTGTAGCGTTCTCCAATCCTTACATAATGCTTATTGAAGAGTTTTCTTAATGCCTAAGAATGTCATGTACATCCCCTATTTATAGAAGTAAGGGGTGGACAAGGTTGTATGTGATTGGCCAAaggatgtcattttgacacttggcGGATTGTGATTGGTTCTTGCAGTTGATTGGGAGTACCATCTCATTTTGACACGTGGCGCCGCTTTATTGGTCTTGAATGCCTATCACTGTGACACATGGCATGAGTTTGGGCTTCAAGGTGAAATTGACCTtagatttaaatataataaaatggacttatttatttgtaaaaccCAAATTAATCATTCAACCCAAATGAACATGGATTTAATTCGAATTTCGTATGAATTTAATccaataaaatttatgtgtctacaataacttttgaaaaattaaccttttaaagtcaaacttaaatgactcttaagtcaaaagataaaaaatagagagagtcctactttttgactttttaacttattttaaagtcattttaaacttattttaagttatttttaaatttgtcaaaccgtcttaaaaactaaaaatgacttaaaagtaTAATATCATAGTGTCATTGATGGAAGCTTATAATTATTTAGGAATATATTGTTTGGTGATAATAATTGGAATTGTTGTAATTGAGGTTGAACTCCTTTTGATGCAAAAGATAAAAGGTCTATTAAATGTAAGGTCTAAATTCCActacatataatatatgtatagtTATTTATATGCATATGTTTTGGTATATAAATTCGTACAATCTCATGAGTCATGATATTGATCATTGATTCCAACAATAAGAACcatgcatttttttttgtttctgagCGGACATTAAACTCAAGGTTGTGTTTGTTAAGGATGGAAAACATTATACCCCGTACTAtttgaaaaggtttaaaaatacCCCTTATTCATCTATTTGGCTAAAAATACTCTTCTATCCATATTCACTTCTACCCTTAAAACTAACAgccattttttattattattatttattacctGGCTCCTCCCTATTGGACAAAATTAAAACCCTCACCCACCAAAAATCTTCCTTCCAAAAAGATATGCATACTGTTGGGCTATTTGGGAGTTACGCAGGCAGAAATCCAAATCACCAATCTAACAGTAAAATCGAATAAAAATGAACCAAAAACCTTTTGGATCAACAAAAAGATTCCCGGAATTGAGAATTCAACAGTAAAACGACTATGTATTCCTGGTGATCATCAGGTAATTACTTGTTGATGGAGGGTGGTGGCATGTTCTACAATTAATCTTATGGGATGGGGTTTAATTTTGTCCAATAGGGAGGAGCcatgtaattaataatattaaaaataatttaaaaaaagtggATAGAAAGgtatgaagggtatttttaaacCTTTACAAATAGTACAGGGGTATCATTGGCTCTTTTCTGTATATCGAATAGAGACAACAGACTtctcatattagttgtccacattactaaaaatagttatatcaaattatttgttactccctctgtccctaattacttgtccacttttccttttttagttgtccagacaatttttttacctattataccctgaattaattactttgaaaaggtagaacttttttaaaatcttacgtctttaattcatccactttataattaataggggtaaaatggtaaactcactatgtcaatcgTTGtattcttaatatgtgtgtcaattcaaaagtgaacaagtaattagggatagaggAAGTAATTTTCAAAACCACGAGagaattaattacatttttttcattttacccttacaattaatttatttttaaaagtgtaAACAAGTTgcaaaaaagttttttaaagagtaaactaatactctctccatttctAAATAAGTGTTGCTTTTAATTTGGACAAACCTATTAAGAAACTACTCATTCCTAGAAAACAAATTATGTTTTGACTAATCTACCCTTAATAAATaccttgaaaaaaatgtaacCCTTAGtagttttttaattatgtaaaatTTTCTTTATCTAAAGAATAATAAATGATCAAAATTACCCCTGAACTATACAAAATAAACCACTTATATCATCCGTTACGTTTTGGGATAAAAATGTCTCCCTTGTTATTCCATGataccacaaataccctcaagagttaacaaccCAAATTTTAGTGACatggcaagccacgtgggactaattcatccacctaagcattgccaactagAATTAATTAtagagataagtgtcaaaacacacctaaactattttaatttttttgagtttcatacctaaactatttggaatgtgagtttcatacctaaattatCACTTATTACTTTGAGAAACATACCTCAgtggtgtgtgtaatacactctctTTTATTTGCAAAAAACCTTGCCACATCGacaaaatattctattttgacgaaaaaaaataaactattaatattagttaaaagctaaagattaaagtattactatcccaaaaaaaaaatgttttttaaaaacataaaatttaaaatgtttttctcaTCTCCTCCGCCTCCCCCCGATAATCCCTCCAtccttttatttgttaaaattattttataaaatattttttaaaaaaatcagatCTCACCCCCTCCCCGACTCcttcctaaaaaaaattctacccaACCCCATCTAATCCTCCgctcctaatttttttttttttgtttttacatttttcttattttgttttagatgtgtacatatatttttaggaaaacatttttttctacttGTGTACCGAATATaacagaaataaaaaaattatttaaaaaaaagtcttgCGGCAAgtgaaaaatagatttttaaatatatataatacaaaacAAGGAAAAACAATTAAAAGCATATTATTTCAAGGGATTTTGAGGGGGGGGTAGGGTACGGTTAGAGGAAGTGGTGGGGTGGGGTGAGAAaactattttacattttattttatattttttggggggaatagtaatactttaatatttaactttaactaatattaataatttatttattttttgtcaaggTGGAATGTTTTTTTCCATGTGAAGTGTGATGcgataattttcttaaataaaagaaaagagtgtattacacacaccataataaaaatgtaataaaagagagagatatgtttctcaaactaataagtaatAATTTCAGTATAAAACTTACACTctcaataatttaaatatgaaactcaaaaataaaagagatagTTCAAGTGTGTTTGACCCTTATCTCCTGATTATAGTTGGCTACACTTTTAGTTAATATGTAAAGGAAATAGTGAACAACTAATATGGGGGAGCAATTatcatttttagttttcttgatatgttaaaGTAAAAGTAAAACCTATTTGAGAAATACTAAATAAGTAAAAGTAATCGAAGGAAGTACATCATTTCTTCACTTTATATATCACAACTTTGACCAAAACTTAGACAATATATcaactttaaattaaaaaaattccatCAAACAATATTTGGTTTGCTATGTTGTTTTTATGAATCCAGTTgctaatattatttaaaatccTTAGTAAATGGTTAAAAGTTCTCTCTCCAACTAAACAGGTACATTTTTCcatcataccaaacacacctagATAACAAAGTTAAAACTGAAACTCATTGATACAGGGGAAGCTGAAATCTGCATTTTGAAGAAACAAACTCTAAGTTCTTGTCAGTGTATTTCTGGAATGAGAATTCTCAATTGCTCTTCCTCGTGATGCCTGACGAGGAATAGTACGTGAATGGTGGTTGGAATCATTCCTctaaatagagaaaaaaaaaatagtttcatcATATAAGTTGGGCAAAAGAAATCAAGTTTACATATAGCAGAACAAAACTAAGTTTTTACCCCTAACAAATTCATAGATGAATGGATCGCATAGGAAAAGGCCGAAGCCTTCTTCAACCTTATTGAGCTTGCTCGTCTTCTTAAGATTAAATAGACAATGGTGCAGGATCATGTGATCCCATAAATAAAACCTCAAAAGATTTCTTGCCCTGCTGTTAGAGTTGACTCTTCTCTGCTTTTGGAATGTACAAGGCTAATCAGTAACGCTAGCACGGATGTTGAATCTATCCATTCATGAAGAAATCAAATTATACCATTACTTGACCATCTACCAAATTACCTTTGATGTTGTTCACCTCTTGGCTTTGATTTCTTCTTTTCATCCTTCGTTCTTGATGTTTTAACAGCTGCACATAATGAATCAGTGACATTAATCTAATTGGTGATTAAAACAAAACAgccaaaaaataagaaaaattaaggTAAGAATTTATATCAGGAAATTGATGGAAGACTTGTGTCTGGATATGAATGGATGCCAATGGTGTATATTTCACTCGTTGgttgatataaatatataatgttGAAAAATACCATGAAAAATATCCACGTATAAATAAGACCAACTAATAGAAAGGACAAAAACGGATTAATGCAAATTCCACACAACTAACTGGAGGCCTCAAAAGAAAATGTGTAATGATTAAAACAGGGAACTTTCTTCTTTATGAAAAATAAGTGATAAACCAATGCAACCTTGAAGTTCCTTTCCTATGTGTTTCAGAACCCCACTAGTTGTTGGGGTTGACTCTAATGATAGAGTTAATGTTATGATATTATTGCAAGGAATGGGACTTAAGAGTTGAACCATATGTTGTGTGTCCCACATCAGTTACATGTGGAACTGAAGTGGGGCTTATATAGCCTTGGGTTCTCCCACCTTAATAGCCAGCTTTTAGGGTGTGTTTCTACTAAGGTTGTATCAATGGTATCAGAACCACCCATCACTCTCCATGCCCACTGTGCCTTGGATGGTGACGCCGGTATGGCAGTGTTTGGCCGGGGCTAGCAATGTCTAGCTCACAGCTGTTGAGGACGGTGATGCGGAGCGTGGTGGTTTGTTATGATATTATTGCAAGGAATGGGACTTGAGTTCCACATCGGTTTAATGAGGAACTGATGTGGGGCTTATATAGCCTTGGGTTCCCCCAACTTGATAGCTATAAGATAATCTGACTAAATGAACCGCACTTCCTCCAGCAGATATGGGCGATAAAACAATGTGTTTCTCTTCACTTTTAATATGAGCTCATAAATGGATCATGTAGAAGCACAAAACACCATCTAAATCATCGTAAAAGGAAGCTAGCAACAATAGAATGCACCTTTGATATTTCTGACTGCATTTTTAACTTGCGATCGAAAGCAACAATCAGACAGAAAAGTATCTAATTCTATTTTCACTTGATAATATGGCAAGTAATTGCCTTTGTTTGGGATAATACTATACCTATAGATTGGATTGGCATGTTATGGCTGAAGGTTTTGGTTTTATCTTTGAAAAAAAGCtatttataaatgaaaatgaaagtCTTTTATAGATTAAAGTAGTTTTGGCTGGGGATCTGTTTCTTTACTTGTATTTATCCTCACCTCTTCCTGCATTGGCCAATGTTTACAGCATGCATACATGCAGCATTTTTGTTCTTAAAGTGGGCTGTGTGGTTTGGCACTCCATGTCATGTAGCTTATAATACCTTGATCTATAATGCACCTGCATGATATTTACTGTTAATACCAATGGAGCAGATAGATACAAGAATAACAAAACAAGGGAACCATTTATAGGCAGGAAAGGTAATAAAATAGTGGAAAGagaatgaaatgaaaaaaagaattaaacaaagaagaaaagagtGAGAGTAAAGAGCATATTGGTGTCATAGCTTCACCATAGCAACTCAATGAAGAATAAGAGGCAAAACAAGAGAGGGACAACAGGGAGAAGAAGACGACCATTTATGTCCACAACACACTCCAGTCACCTTGATCTGAATTCTAGTATGTTATCCACAaaatcttctttttgtttttgataaatactatgtaaatttcttttatggtttccttaacttttcttttcactttGACTATTTTGCTGTTTGTTCTGATCTTTCGCTATATACTATCTTCTTAAATATTAATGAATTGTATATTTTTGGCAGACATGTTTTTCCGGTACAGTGTTAGATTGTATTCAAAATGATAATGATTCTCTCTGATTCTGGTCAACTTCATAATTAACAGATTCATCAATTGTGGGGTTGACTTAAATaacagaaagaaagaaagacctGCAAATTTACATTCATAAAAGTGGTAAATTGCATTCTTTAACatattatgattatttaatggtttctgaaaagtcaaactccATAGATGCAACATAGAGGACATTGAACATGCACTATTCATCACAAATTGGGGTTATATACCATGAATGGTACTGAATGCTAAGCACCAAATCAGCCCACATACTGGAATTTAGTCTTTTACTTGGCAAAAGATAAACATTATTTTCCTACAATCTGTAGTTGCCCATAATACGAGTAAGATGGTCCTTTGTTCACTTTACCAATAATATAAGCTAGTGAGAGGTCAATGCTAAGGAGTAGAACAGTTCATAAAGAAGACAATTCCTAACAAAGACacagaattttaaattttaacagtACAACAATAGCAAGTAAAACAGTTAGACATATTGCCAACAGAAAAGACAGGTGAATCAAGAATAGTGGACATCAAGTGCAAACATGGACATTATAATCCTTAATTATTGAATGGGTCAGTAACAGGGCCATCCATGTATGACACAACTAGAAAGGCCATTACCTGGATGCCTGCAGCCAGCTCCTTTTCGTTTCACTCAAAGTTAACACATTTAGAACTGGTACTCATCTTAACTTAAGCAGGAGACTGTGCTTTAAAGAGATTTCAAGCTTTAGACATTCCTTTGTCAATGCTACCAGATGGAACGACTCAGGATATCTCACTTAATCAGGATATAACTCTCTTTTCAGATCTTTCCAGACTTCAAGGCCTTTAGGATGAGGATTTACATAAGTCTTCATGAATAATTTCTCTGAGGAAGCTATGATAGTGCTCAAAGACAATGTTGGGTCAACTTTTCCTTGATCTTTGAGCCAATTATACATTGAAAGCCTAAGTGTGGTTCTTGGAATTGTGTAGTTTAGGTAGGATGGAAACGAAACTAAAGTAGACAGTGGAAGACCCAATGTATTCAATAGAAAATCAATCTTTGCCTCAAGTACCTCTTTCCTTTGATTGAGTATTTGCGGATATATTTTCAGCACTGAAGCAACATGCTTTCGATCCAAACCAGCATTTACCAAACAATCAAACCTCTCTTGGAGCTCCACCCCTTTTCCTCGAAATAATTTAAGAGCTTTCTCCATTTCGCTTGAGTTCTCAGAAAAACCCAAATCCAAAAGGAACTTAGTTTTCATCATTTTGGATCTTAGCTCCTCCTCAGCTATTGGTAACCGTTCAACTTTGGCTCCACGAACCAAATTCCTCAAAAATTCTGGATTCTCCTTGATCACACTACAAAGCCGCTTCTTCCCTGTATTCAGGGTAGTTAGCAAGCTTGCAGCTTTCTTCAAAACACATGAGCCTAGCAATGTAGGGTATGaatgaataatatttccaaTCTCTAAGACAGGCAAGAACTGGTAGCATTGCCTCATATTGAAAACAAATGTGGTTATTGGAATTTGTGGTAAGTGTAGAAATACATCAAGTAATTCGGGTTTCTGAATACCAAATTTCAACCAGAATCCAATTAGCGAAAATGTAGTACCTCCGGAACAATCAAACAGAAGACCAGGAACTTGACAAATTAACTTTCCCAATTGTTGATCAGTCAAGCCCAACCCATTCAAGAAGCATATGAGCTCAAATAAGTGGCTCCAATCAATAGAATTTCCATTCAATTGCTCCTCAATCCAACTATATTCAACTCCTGTTTTCTTTAATTCCTCAACAACTTGAAAAAATTCCTTGTGTACATTCCCAATCAAAAGATGAGGACTTGCACTAACAAGATTAACAACAGTAGACTGATCTATCCCAACCCCGTGAAAAGAAGCAAGTTTCAAGTCCAAAACTCCAGGATCATATCTAAAAACTTCTGGAGCTTCAGCAAAAATCCTTCCTATCTTATTTCTTGAAATACCATAATTACACAAGATGTGATAGTTATCAAGCAACCTATGGTCATCATTCAAAAACATGAGATCTCTAGGAAGAAATGGCAAGTATTGACAAGGTTTCAGGCCAATGCTCTCAAAGAATGGTTCAAATTCATTGATTGGATGATATCGCAAGAATCGAGTTAAAGAACGTCTaatatcattttcattatcaatTCTTTGTAAtaaattggaaagaaaaaaaggtgAGTTTTTACTCATATGCTCAGCATCCATAAACTGCAAACTTCTAGTGGAATGCAAGTAGTCTAGCAAAGCAGCTTGTGCTTCTTTCTTCACTGCACGAGGTATATGACAttcatcttcttcttgtttCAATTTAGGTTTTTTAGCAGTTGCATAAAACCTAACCTTTTGGAAGGACCCAAAAAAGGGTTTAGAATTGTTAAAAACATAACCGCATTTGAGAATTAACGGAGCTGTCAGCTTCTGCAAATGCTTCATCATCAATGGATAGAGAAGGAGAAATCTCTCTATGATTTCAAGAAATTACTGGTTTGAGTTGCCAAAGTCAGCACAAAAGGGTTTTGCTGCTGTGCTACTTTTAATTTGGGAGTCGGGGAAATGGTAGCCCTATCAATAATCataaaaggttttttttttttttcgatcaAAGGGATAATCATAAAGGTTTATTCTTAATTAGATGTTTTGGATTCGAACTCGTggtatagaaaaaaaaatttattggtaaTTGGAGCTTCAATATGAGCTTCAGATATCGggtgaaaaatcaaaaaaacaaacttaGAATATCTAAAATGGTGCCTTAACTATACATTTATCCCATTTACTTctttaactatttaaaaaaattattaggttTGGTTTCTTACCtaaatatttcatttgtccataattacttgtccacttttcctcttttagttgtccctaattacttgttcattttgacaaatcaagaaatgacaatttctttttacctattataccgtcaattaattactttgaaaaatgtagaatttcttgaaaatctttaaGTTTTAAATTCATTCACTTCctaattaataaggataaaatgataaactcactatgtcaatcattgttttcttaatcgatatgtcaattcaaaagtagacgagtaattagggacagagggagtacttatTGATTTTagaggtcgtttggtagagtgtataaaaataatgttaaatagaatgtattagtaatgcatgtattagttatacttgcattaattatacatagattatttttatgcattgtttggtttgatgcattaaaaatagaatgcattgcattaaaaaattaaattacaaagaTACCCTTCACTATTATGAtggaaaagatataaaaatggTATTGAAAGGCAATTGGGTCTTTAATtgagttaatgcatgcattaaaatcattgcattgctaatacttagaaattcatggtattaACAATAAACactttaatacacaatagagtgtataactaatgtcaatattaattatacataggtTGAAAAAATATACCAAATAAGATACTGATAATACACaatgttaatgcatgcattatttttttaactgaTTTTAGACATTTAAGTATTGTCAAATTGATtgatgtataaaattaaaagttgatTGACACGTCATTTACACACATTTgatagaaaataacaaaaatattaaattttattttatttgggaTCAACCAGGCAACCACCTCTTAATAATTAGTTGACAGTTTCgattttgttaatatatttggGACCCAATTCGTGGTTAGAGCTCTGGTTTTGTGAAATTTAAatgttgaaaattaaattaaaaagataattcGTCGTAGTTAAATAACTTTGAAGAAGTgaatttgaatttcgaattttatttttatttttgtatgtgaaaaaattgaagtgttgtttagacttgttggaATAGTTAATACAAGGAAATTATCtataaaatttgaagttatTTGATGGAGATTCGATTAACTGATTTTGAATAACAATTGcaactcaaaatcacaaaaaaaaaatatacgtCTTTATAGCTAACAATCTATTGTATActttgataatatatattttttaaaatcaggTTAAAAGTGTTCCTAAAATACGCTAATCCAAATTTAGTTgcactattttatatatatctatttatatataaaaggagaggaaaaacggcacgtgtcagcaccacaattattcttgaattttattatctttagttaatttaaataataaattcaaattcaataacttaactgtctttagttaattttaaaaataataaattccatttaaaaaacaaaataacaatttaaaatagttttttaaaaaacagttttttaaaaagtatttattaccttattttttattgtattggAGCAATTTTGACGAGTAAGGGCCGATGGAAAAGTggctattttattttaattcactaaattttaaaaattcttttaatcatacattattattttatagtaatACGTTTGTGTTTTAATTAAAAGGAGAATGATAATTATTACTTTATTAGACAGGACTTTTATAGatgcaaattaattaaaacatttgtcatattattttttcctatatATGAATTACTTTACAAAATCATCACGTAATGGACTccctaaaatatttaatttataaaatcatttttaatagttagtatttaaatttaaatttatggtTCTAAAACTGTCCAATACACACCCACTTTTACACAATCTCTAAATCTATCATATTATccattcagtttttttttttttttttaaaaaacacattttattttatttatttattaaaaaaggaTAAACTTCAACCACATATAATTATCCCTAAAATTTCTCACCCACTTGCTTAACTTCCTATTCCAAAAAACTCAACCTTATTATTCCTTAAATTTAACGACATAACTcaatatttctttagtttttcaagtgaaaaaaaatgcaTCTCAATAAAGGAAAGTCAAAGCAATAATAATCCTTATCATTCATGAGAAGGTAAGTTTTTGCgtaatttctatctttttcttctgttttaTGTGGCTTACATTATCAATATCTATACTTTATTTTGAAAACTTTTTGGAGACGATCaattggtttttaaaaaaaaattaaagaaagatgatCGATTGATGAAGTTGGATCAAGCAAATTCTATGATGAATATATGTAGTTGAAGAAGCAGAAACACTTTCTAGACTATATCCGATATTTcggatttaaaatttaaaatgaaagtGAAAGcagtttaaaatatttcagatttaaaatttaaaaagttaattttttgtcAAAGAATTACTTAAAATCAACGTgatataatcatttttaaaaatataaaatttatatttatataaagttaaaaattaaatatttgaatgacctattttaaaattagaaattgaaaattttaaaattctttatttaaataaaacgtGAATATAAATAGGCAGTTTTAAAACCTCCCATTACATTCTCATACAAACAAACTCTAAAAACTGCTTcagaaaatttaataaattatacaaaattaaattacgtaaaaataaaagaaactaattttaaaagatatgaAACTTCACAATAAAAAAAGTCGATTTTTTCCCAAGTGGGcatctttaaaaaaaacataatcaaCAAGTATAAGTTTTATAAAACATTTgtctaataattaaaataaaatggaactGCCATTTTAAAATCgaaacaaaaattttaatataattaaattttattgaagaATTACTTAAAATTATCGTGATATAACCATTttaacaacaatataataataataataataataataataataataacaataataataataattaaaataataataatgataaaaataacaacatataataaatttaatattcttattttaatttgaaatcaaTTATAACTATACCGTTTTTTGATTAATCATTATCAATAGAGCCAACCAATTTAagaagttatatattttaaatcgTGCATAAGATATAtcacaattaatttaaaaattatgacttCTAATCCGCGCAATGCGCTGGCACGAatactagtatatataatagTGCAACTAAATTTGGATTAGCGTATTTTAGGGAGCAACACTTTtaacatagttttttttttttttcaggggCTCAAGCCCTTGACATATTGATTAAGAAAGGAGGGTAGTGTTATGTAGACCTTACCCTTCATGAAAGATAGAGAAATTGTTTTCGATTGACGCTCAATTGTAATTTCTCTATTACCACAAACTATAAAAGCTTCAGCCTTCACATATGCTAGAAAAATGCCGCTCGTGATTTTGTCGTATTCAAACTAGTATcagttcagattatttcatgaATAAAATGTGATTAACCAACCAATGTATGGTCAATGATGCTCTCTTCTAGCTTTACTTACATGGCAAGAGAAAGATTAAATCAAGGTGGAAAATGGCCTGCCACATCAAGAAATAGAACTGATATAGTATTGGTTAATGGTTCAAGAAATTCAATACTACTATTCTCGAACAATTTGAAGCTTGGCCTTCTTTCTGAACTATTATCGATGTGAATATAATGATCAAAATTGGATTAAATTGTCAACTACTCCATTGGAAATATAGGTTTGACTTCTGATTTTAAAGGAAATATTGGAGTTACATTTCTCTTCATTCAAGAGTTTTTACATGTTTGCATGTGTCTTTTGAGATCAAGAAAAATGGACAGAGAATACATATAAGATTCGTAACTACAAAAAGGAGGCTTttcaagtttttatttttttggtgcaattggatttttttatattcagaaagagaaaaaaataaaaaatgatataattctttcctatgATTGCCAATTACACAATTATAGTCTATAGTTACGATACATTATCCTTATCTTTAGcaagaataaaaaagagaaaatctcttattcaaaattataagaTATCGATAATTTGGGCTAGAACATATAACTTctttatagtattatt
Protein-coding regions in this window:
- the LOC125857436 gene encoding transcription termination factor MTEF18, mitochondrial-like, producing MKHLQKLTAPLILKCGYVFNNSKPFFGSFQKVRFYATAKKPKLKQEEDECHIPRAVKKEAQAALLDYLHSTRSLQFMDAEHMSKNSPFFLSNLLQRIDNENDIRRSLTRFLRYHPINEFEPFFESIGLKPCQYLPFLPRDLMFLNDDHRLLDNYHILCNYGISRNKIGRIFAEAPEVFRYDPGVLDLKLASFHGVGIDQSTVVNLVSASPHLLIGNVHKEFFQVVEELKKTGVEYSWIEEQLNGNSIDWSHLFELICFLNGLGLTDQQLGKLICQVPGLLFDCSGGTTFSLIGFWLKFGIQKPELLDVFLHLPQIPITTFVFNMRQCYQFLPVLEIGNIIHSYPTLLGSCVLKKAASLLTTLNTGKKRLCSVIKENPEFLRNLVRGAKVERLPIAEEELRSKMMKTKFLLDLGFSENSSEMEKALKLFRGKGVELQERFDCLVNAGLDRKHVASVLKIYPQILNQRKEVLEAKIDFLLNTLGLPLSTLVSFPSYLNYTIPRTTLRLSMYNWLKDQGKVDPTLSLSTIIASSEKLFMKTYVNPHPKGLEVWKDLKRELYPD